In one Mycobacterium heckeshornense genomic region, the following are encoded:
- a CDS encoding SDR family NAD(P)-dependent oxidoreductase, with protein MSGVVVTGAASGIGRACAQALVAEGRRVALWDIAPAVQQVAGDMGMPGSVVDVCDDTALADAVAAADSALDGLDGLVHAAGRVLAEPVGAYTGRSWDAIVDVNLRAQAILVQLMLPHLEKSAREGRSPAVVGISSIEGLTANPFIPAYCASKAGLLGLTRSMAAQLGPAGIRVNAVCPGFIDTPMLQTALDIEEVRAGFVQASPLGRIGQPAEVAQAVAFLMSDRASFITGTYLVVDGGVTCRHP; from the coding sequence GTGAGCGGGGTCGTCGTCACCGGAGCGGCATCCGGAATCGGCCGGGCGTGCGCGCAGGCGTTGGTGGCCGAGGGCCGACGGGTTGCGTTGTGGGACATCGCCCCGGCCGTGCAGCAGGTGGCCGGCGACATGGGCATGCCGGGCTCGGTCGTCGACGTCTGCGACGACACCGCGCTGGCCGATGCCGTCGCCGCCGCCGATTCCGCGCTCGACGGTCTCGACGGGCTGGTCCATGCCGCCGGACGGGTGCTCGCCGAGCCGGTCGGCGCCTATACCGGCCGGTCGTGGGACGCCATCGTCGACGTCAACCTGCGTGCCCAGGCCATACTGGTGCAGCTGATGCTGCCGCATCTGGAAAAGTCCGCACGCGAAGGCCGTTCGCCGGCGGTGGTGGGAATATCGAGCATCGAGGGACTGACCGCCAATCCGTTCATTCCGGCTTATTGCGCGTCGAAGGCCGGACTGCTCGGGTTGACCCGGTCGATGGCCGCGCAACTGGGCCCCGCCGGGATCCGGGTCAATGCCGTGTGCCCCGGGTTCATCGACACCCCGATGCTGCAGACAGCGCTCGACATCGAGGAGGTCCGAGCGGGTTTCGTGCAGGCTTCGCCGCTGGGCCGCATCGGCCAACCGGCGGAGGTCGCACAGGCGGTGGCGTTTTTGATGTCCGACCGGGCATCGTTCATCACCGGCACATATCTGGTGGTCGACGGCGGCGTCACCTGCCGGCATCCCTGA
- a CDS encoding RND family transporter, giving the protein MSDTPMWTLMPPVLSRIIRRYAVPIVLFWLGLTAIVNSVVPQLETVGRAHTVSLTPAAAPSMRAMKRIGQVFHEFDTDSALMIVIEGDKPLDDRAHRFYDELIRRLSHDKKHVEHIQDFWGDPVTAAGSQSADGRAAYVQLYLVGKQGETLANQSVAAVRHIVNTTPPPPGITAYVAGGAAVTADGADAGDKGIAKVTAITSVVIFVMLLWVYRSIITVSLVFVIVGIELAAARGIVALLACHNIIGLSTYAVNLLVLLAIAAGTDYAIFILGRYQEARHAGEDRTAAFATMFDGTAHVVLGSGLTIAGAMYCLTFTRLPYFQSLGPACAVGMLVVVIAALTLAPAALAIGGLCHLFDPRRGMPTDRWRRLAAAIVRWPRPILTVTIAVTAIGLLALPGYRTNYQNRRYMPADVPANIGYQAADRHFSQSRMNPELLLVETNHDMRDPTGMLILDRVAKAVFHIPGIARVQAITRPWGTPLEHTSIPFLISMQNTAQIGNMEYLKDRMADMLTQANALQQSIDIMERMYHIMQKMVATTHRMDGDTHDMLAITSDLRDHIADFDDFWRPIRSYFYWERHCYDIPICWSLRSIFDALDNVDQLTAKLGDLTANLDVMDSLMPQMLAQIPPQIAVMNTMKTMMLTMHSTMSSFYDQIDVMSQNSTAMGRTFDAAKNDDSFYLPPEVFNNPDFKRALKLFLSPDGKAARFIIFHDGDPATPKGISRIDAIEQAAKEAIKGTPLEGAKIYIGGTAATYKDMRDGSRYDLLIAAIAAASLIFIIMLIIIQSAVAALVIVGTVLISLGTSFGLSVLVWQDIFGIELHWMVLPMSVILLLAVGSDYNLLLISRFKQEVAAGLRTGIIRAMGGTGAVVTSAGLVFAATMSSFVFSDLRVIGQVGTTIGLGLLFDTLVVRTFMTPAIAVLLGTWFWWPLRVRRRPSGRPIRPRATPHPDRAPRRTTNGDSAVADRPPMGSFPAPVLPKPS; this is encoded by the coding sequence ATGAGTGATACACCGATGTGGACGCTGATGCCGCCGGTCCTATCACGGATCATCCGGCGGTATGCGGTACCCATCGTGCTGTTCTGGTTGGGGCTCACCGCCATCGTGAATAGCGTTGTACCGCAGCTGGAGACGGTCGGAAGAGCGCACACGGTATCGCTCACCCCGGCCGCTGCGCCGTCGATGCGGGCGATGAAGCGCATCGGTCAGGTGTTCCACGAGTTCGACACCGACAGCGCGCTGATGATCGTGATCGAGGGCGACAAGCCCCTCGACGATCGCGCGCACCGGTTTTACGACGAGCTGATCCGCAGGCTTTCGCATGACAAAAAGCACGTCGAGCACATCCAGGACTTCTGGGGCGATCCCGTGACCGCGGCGGGCTCGCAAAGCGCCGACGGACGGGCGGCTTACGTCCAGCTATACCTCGTCGGCAAGCAGGGTGAGACCCTGGCCAACCAATCCGTCGCTGCGGTCCGACACATTGTGAATACCACACCGCCACCCCCCGGAATCACGGCCTATGTCGCTGGAGGCGCGGCGGTAACCGCCGACGGAGCAGATGCCGGAGACAAAGGCATCGCGAAGGTAACCGCGATAACGAGCGTGGTGATCTTTGTGATGCTGCTTTGGGTCTACCGCTCCATCATCACCGTGAGTCTCGTCTTCGTCATCGTGGGCATCGAGCTGGCCGCAGCCCGGGGAATCGTTGCATTGCTCGCCTGCCACAACATCATCGGGCTTTCCACCTACGCGGTAAACCTGCTTGTGTTGCTGGCCATCGCGGCCGGTACCGACTACGCGATATTCATTCTCGGTCGCTACCAGGAAGCGCGCCACGCGGGTGAGGATCGGACGGCGGCGTTCGCCACGATGTTCGACGGCACCGCCCACGTCGTGTTGGGGTCGGGCCTGACCATCGCCGGTGCGATGTACTGCCTGACCTTCACCAGGCTCCCCTACTTCCAAAGCCTGGGCCCTGCCTGTGCAGTCGGCATGCTGGTCGTCGTCATTGCCGCGCTGACGCTCGCCCCGGCCGCGCTGGCCATTGGCGGTCTCTGCCACCTCTTCGACCCGAGGCGAGGGATGCCGACCGATCGATGGCGGCGACTTGCGGCTGCCATCGTTCGCTGGCCGCGGCCCATCCTCACGGTGACGATCGCGGTCACCGCAATCGGTCTCCTCGCCCTGCCCGGCTACAGAACCAATTACCAGAACCGCCGCTATATGCCTGCCGACGTGCCTGCCAATATCGGATACCAGGCTGCGGACCGACACTTTTCTCAGTCGCGGATGAATCCAGAACTGCTGTTGGTCGAAACCAACCACGATATGCGCGACCCGACAGGGATGCTGATTTTAGACCGGGTGGCTAAAGCAGTCTTTCACATTCCCGGTATTGCTCGGGTGCAGGCGATAACGAGACCCTGGGGGACGCCTCTCGAACATACCTCGATACCGTTCCTGATCAGTATGCAGAACACTGCGCAGATCGGCAACATGGAATATTTAAAGGATCGGATGGCCGACATGCTGACGCAGGCTAACGCGCTCCAGCAATCAATCGACATTATGGAGCGAATGTATCACATCATGCAAAAAATGGTCGCCACCACACATCGCATGGACGGCGACACACATGATATGCTCGCCATCACCAGTGACTTGAGAGACCACATTGCCGATTTCGACGACTTCTGGCGCCCGATTCGCAGTTATTTTTACTGGGAAAGACATTGCTATGATATCCCTATATGCTGGTCGCTGAGATCTATATTCGATGCGCTTGATAATGTGGACCAGCTGACCGCTAAGCTGGGAGATCTCACGGCGAATTTGGACGTTATGGATTCGCTGATGCCGCAAATGCTCGCGCAGATCCCTCCGCAAATCGCCGTGATGAATACGATGAAGACGATGATGCTGACCATGCACAGCACCATGTCCTCTTTCTATGACCAGATCGACGTCATGAGCCAGAATTCGACAGCCATGGGAAGGACCTTCGACGCCGCCAAAAACGATGACTCGTTCTACCTCCCACCCGAGGTTTTCAATAACCCGGATTTCAAGCGGGCCCTGAAACTGTTCCTGTCTCCGGACGGCAAAGCCGCCCGCTTCATCATCTTCCACGACGGGGATCCCGCGACACCCAAAGGCATCTCACGCATCGATGCGATCGAGCAAGCCGCGAAAGAGGCCATCAAGGGAACTCCTTTGGAGGGCGCGAAAATCTATATCGGCGGCACCGCCGCAACGTACAAGGACATGCGCGACGGCTCTCGGTACGATTTGCTTATCGCTGCGATAGCGGCGGCCAGCCTGATCTTCATCATCATGCTGATCATTATCCAAAGCGCGGTTGCCGCTTTGGTGATCGTAGGCACTGTTCTGATTTCGTTGGGCACCTCGTTCGGGCTCTCCGTGCTTGTGTGGCAGGACATCTTCGGCATCGAGTTGCACTGGATGGTGCTTCCGATGTCGGTGATCCTGCTTTTGGCGGTGGGATCGGATTACAATTTGCTGCTGATCTCACGCTTTAAGCAGGAAGTCGCGGCCGGCCTGAGAACGGGAATCATCCGCGCGATGGGCGGTACGGGCGCGGTGGTGACGTCGGCCGGCCTGGTGTTCGCTGCGACCATGTCTTCATTCGTGTTCAGCGATCTGCGGGTCATTGGTCAGGTGGGTACCACCATTGGGCTTGGGTTGTTGTTCGACACCCTGGTCGTGCGGACCTTCATGACACCCGCAATCGCCGTGCTGCTGGGCACCTGGTTCTGGTGGCCGCTAAGAGTCCGCCGGCGTCCGAGCGGTCGACCGATTCGGCCGCGGGCAACCCCGCACCCGGATCGTGCTCCGCGTCGGACGACGAACGGTGACTCGGCGGTCGCGGATCGGCCGCCTATGGGCTCATTTCCGGCACCGGTTCTGCCCAAGCCCAGTTAA
- a CDS encoding MmpS family protein, producing MKRIWVPLIVVVIVAVAAFCVYRLRGIFGVPDSVPDISVIADDIKPFNPKHVTYEVFGPAGTIAKINYLDVTGQPQRVDGAALPWSLFATTTQPAVTVNVVAQGDTDEIGCRITVNGVVKDERSATGVNAQTFCLVKAA from the coding sequence ATGAAGCGAATATGGGTGCCGCTGATCGTCGTGGTCATCGTCGCTGTCGCGGCATTCTGCGTGTATCGGCTCCGGGGGATTTTCGGCGTCCCCGACTCCGTGCCCGACATCAGCGTCATTGCCGACGACATCAAGCCGTTTAACCCCAAGCACGTGACCTATGAAGTCTTCGGGCCCGCGGGGACGATAGCGAAAATCAACTATTTGGATGTCACCGGGCAGCCGCAACGCGTCGACGGCGCCGCGCTCCCCTGGTCGCTGTTCGCGACGACGACACAGCCCGCAGTAACCGTCAACGTCGTGGCGCAAGGTGACACCGACGAGATCGGCTGCCGGATCACCGTGAACGGTGTCGTCAAGGACGAGAGGTCCGCAACCGGCGTGAACGCTCAGACGTTCTGCCTGGTGAAAGCGGCATGA
- a CDS encoding bifunctional ADP-dependent NAD(P)H-hydrate dehydratase/NAD(P)H-hydrate epimerase, with protein sequence MRQYYSVDTIREAEAPLLARLPEGALMRRAAFGLATAIVRELTDRTGGVAGRRVCAVVGSGDNGGDALWAATFLRRRGAAADAVLLNPERTHRKALGAFTKAGGRVVERVATATDLVIDGVVGLAGSGPLRPAAAEVFAAVDAAGIPVVAVDIPSGIDAHTGAVTGPAVHAALTVTFGGLKPVHALADCGRVALVDIGLDLPDADVLGFEAADVRARWPAPGPHDDKYTQGVTGIIAGSSTYPGAAVLCTGAAVAATSGMVRYAGSALAEVLSHWPEVVAAPTPAATGRVQSWVVGPGLGTDDTAAAALWFALDTGLPVIVDGDGLTLLAAHPDLVTRRTAPTVLTPHAREFARLAGAPPGDDRVGATRKLAQAFGATVLLKGNVTVIAEPDGPVYLNPAGESWAATAGSGDVLSGMIGALLAAGLPAGEAAAAAAFVHARAANLSAADPGPAGTPTSASRILGHIRTALATL encoded by the coding sequence ATGCGCCAGTACTACTCCGTCGACACCATCCGCGAGGCCGAGGCGCCGCTGCTGGCCCGTCTGCCGGAGGGCGCGCTGATGCGGCGTGCGGCGTTCGGGCTGGCCACCGCGATCGTCCGGGAGCTGACCGACCGCACCGGCGGGGTCGCCGGTCGTCGGGTGTGCGCGGTCGTCGGCTCGGGCGACAACGGCGGCGACGCGCTGTGGGCGGCGACCTTCCTGCGCCGCCGTGGCGCCGCCGCCGACGCGGTGCTGCTCAATCCCGAGCGCACGCACCGCAAGGCGCTTGGGGCGTTCACCAAGGCGGGCGGCCGTGTCGTCGAACGGGTCGCGACGGCAACGGATCTGGTCATCGACGGGGTGGTGGGCCTGGCCGGATCGGGCCCGCTGCGCCCGGCGGCCGCCGAGGTGTTCGCCGCGGTGGACGCCGCCGGAATCCCAGTGGTCGCCGTGGATATCCCCAGCGGCATCGACGCGCACACCGGCGCGGTCACCGGCCCGGCCGTGCACGCCGCGCTGACCGTGACATTCGGCGGGCTCAAACCCGTGCATGCGCTCGCCGACTGCGGGCGGGTCGCGCTGGTCGACATCGGGCTCGACCTGCCCGACGCCGACGTGCTCGGCTTCGAGGCCGCAGACGTCAGGGCGCGCTGGCCGGCGCCCGGACCGCACGACGACAAATACACCCAGGGCGTGACCGGCATCATCGCGGGCTCATCGACCTATCCCGGTGCCGCCGTGCTGTGCACCGGCGCCGCGGTCGCGGCCACCTCGGGCATGGTCCGCTACGCGGGCAGCGCGCTGGCCGAGGTGCTGTCGCACTGGCCGGAAGTCGTCGCCGCACCCACGCCCGCGGCAACCGGGCGGGTGCAGTCCTGGGTCGTCGGGCCGGGGTTGGGCACCGACGACACCGCCGCCGCGGCGCTGTGGTTCGCGCTGGACACCGGGCTGCCGGTGATCGTCGACGGCGACGGCCTGACTTTGCTGGCGGCTCATCCGGACCTGGTCACAAGGCGGACGGCGCCGACCGTGCTGACCCCGCATGCCCGGGAGTTCGCGCGCCTCGCCGGGGCGCCACCGGGTGACGACCGCGTCGGCGCAACCCGCAAGCTGGCCCAGGCGTTCGGCGCCACGGTGCTGCTCAAGGGCAACGTCACGGTCATCGCCGAACCGGACGGTCCCGTCTACCTCAATCCGGCCGGCGAATCGTGGGCAGCCACCGCCGGCTCCGGGGATGTGCTCTCGGGGATGATCGGCGCGTTGCTGGCGGCCGGGCTACCCGCCGGCGAGGCCGCCGCGGCGGCGGCGTTCGTGCATGCCCGCGCGGCCAACCTCTCGGCCGCCGACCCCGGACCTGCCGGCACCCCGACGTCGGCGTCGCGAATCCTCGGTCACATCCGGACCGCCTTGGCCACCCTCTAG
- a CDS encoding rhomboid-like protein, protein MSPPKAWPTAVWRYVAGAPLTYLWLTVLLVTTVIQHQLSRRQLHSLLVHGSTNLYHLARDPLEVLFTSLLWIDGRYWTPYLVLFTLFLAPAERWLGQLRWLTVGLTAHVGATYLSEGLLYLAIQLHLEPEKMVHARDIGVSYFMVGIMAVLAYHIAQPWRWCYLAILVVVFTVPLIVHVNFTAIGHFAAICIGLCFYPMARAAQLRDAGR, encoded by the coding sequence ATGTCACCACCGAAGGCCTGGCCGACGGCGGTATGGCGATACGTCGCCGGCGCGCCGTTGACATATCTGTGGCTGACCGTGTTGCTTGTCACCACGGTCATCCAGCACCAACTGAGCAGGCGCCAGCTGCACAGCCTGCTGGTCCACGGCTCGACCAATCTCTATCACTTGGCCAGAGACCCGCTGGAAGTGCTGTTTACCAGCCTGCTGTGGATCGACGGCCGCTACTGGACGCCGTATTTGGTGTTGTTCACACTTTTCCTAGCGCCGGCCGAGCGCTGGCTCGGCCAATTGCGCTGGCTCACCGTCGGATTGACGGCACACGTCGGTGCTACGTACCTCAGCGAGGGCCTGCTGTATCTGGCGATCCAGCTCCACCTGGAGCCGGAAAAGATGGTGCACGCCCGCGATATCGGGGTCAGCTACTTCATGGTCGGGATAATGGCGGTGCTTGCCTATCACATTGCCCAGCCCTGGCGATGGTGCTATCTGGCAATACTGGTGGTTGTCTTCACCGTGCCGCTGATCGTCCACGTAAACTTCACCGCGATCGGACATTTCGCGGCGATCTGTATCGGGCTCTGCTTCTACCCGATGGCGCGGGCGGCGCAGCTCAGGGATGCCGGCAGGTGA
- the glmS gene encoding glutamine--fructose-6-phosphate transaminase (isomerizing): protein MCGIVGYVGQRSAYDVVLDALRRMEYRGYDSAGIALLDGRGKLTVRRRAGRLSNLEKALEDTDPAALSGNTGLGHTRWATHGRPTDRNAHPHRDAAGKIAVVHNGIIENFAVLRRELEAAGVEFASDTDSEVAVHLVAQAFRHGETAGDFVGSVLAVLRRLEGHFTLVFANADEPGTIVAARRSTPLVVGIGDGEMFIGSDVAAFIEHTRDAVELGQDQAVVITADGYRISDFYGNDMAGEARAFHIDWDLSAAEKGGYEYFMLKEIAEQPAAVADTLLGHFVDGRIVLDEQRLSDQELREVDKVFVVACGTAYHSGLLAKYAIEHWTRLPVEVELASEFRYRDPVLDRSTLVVAISQSGETADTLEAVRHAKEQKAKVLAICNTNGSQIPRECDAVLYTRAGPEIGVASTKTFLAQIAANYLLGLALAQARGTKYPDEVEREYRELESMPELVARVLTAMEPVAELGHRFAGSSTILFLGRHVGYPVALEGALKLKELAYMHAEGFAAGELKHGPIALIEDGLPVIVVMPSPKNSATLHAKLLSNIREIQARGAITIVIAEEGDDTVRPFADHLIEIPAVSTLFQPLLSTIPLQVFAASVAQARGYDVDKPRNLAKSVTVE, encoded by the coding sequence ATGTGCGGAATCGTCGGCTACGTCGGCCAGCGATCTGCCTACGACGTCGTCCTCGATGCGCTGCGACGGATGGAGTACCGCGGCTACGACTCTGCCGGCATCGCACTGCTCGACGGCCGCGGCAAGCTCACCGTGCGCCGCCGTGCCGGCCGATTGTCCAACCTGGAGAAGGCGCTCGAGGACACCGATCCCGCAGCGCTGAGCGGCAACACCGGCCTGGGACACACCCGGTGGGCCACCCACGGCCGTCCCACCGACCGCAACGCGCACCCACACCGTGACGCCGCCGGCAAGATCGCCGTCGTCCACAACGGCATCATCGAGAACTTCGCGGTCCTGCGCCGCGAGCTGGAGGCCGCCGGGGTGGAGTTCGCCAGCGACACCGACAGCGAGGTGGCGGTGCACCTGGTGGCGCAGGCCTTTCGGCACGGCGAGACCGCCGGTGACTTTGTCGGCTCGGTGCTGGCCGTGCTGCGTCGGCTGGAAGGCCACTTCACGCTGGTGTTCGCCAACGCCGACGAGCCTGGCACGATCGTGGCCGCGCGCCGCTCCACGCCGTTGGTCGTCGGGATCGGCGACGGCGAGATGTTCATCGGCTCTGACGTGGCGGCGTTCATCGAGCACACCCGCGACGCGGTCGAGCTGGGTCAGGACCAGGCGGTGGTGATCACCGCCGATGGGTATCGGATCAGCGACTTCTACGGCAACGATATGGCCGGCGAGGCTCGCGCCTTCCACATCGACTGGGACCTGTCGGCCGCCGAGAAGGGCGGCTACGAGTACTTCATGCTCAAGGAGATCGCCGAGCAGCCGGCCGCCGTGGCCGACACCCTGCTCGGCCATTTCGTCGACGGTCGGATCGTGCTCGACGAGCAGCGGCTCTCCGATCAGGAGCTGCGCGAAGTCGACAAGGTCTTCGTGGTTGCCTGCGGCACGGCATATCACTCCGGGCTGTTGGCCAAGTACGCGATCGAGCATTGGACCCGGCTGCCTGTGGAAGTGGAACTGGCCAGCGAGTTCCGCTACCGCGACCCGGTGCTGGACCGCAGCACGCTGGTGGTGGCCATCTCCCAATCGGGGGAAACCGCCGACACCCTCGAGGCGGTGCGGCACGCCAAGGAACAGAAGGCCAAGGTGCTGGCGATCTGCAACACCAACGGCTCGCAAATTCCGCGGGAATGCGACGCCGTGCTCTACACGCGGGCCGGGCCCGAGATCGGGGTGGCGTCCACGAAAACCTTTCTGGCGCAGATCGCCGCCAACTATCTGCTGGGGCTGGCGCTGGCGCAGGCCCGGGGCACGAAGTATCCGGACGAGGTCGAGCGCGAGTACCGCGAGTTGGAATCCATGCCGGAGCTGGTGGCGCGCGTGCTCACCGCCATGGAACCGGTTGCCGAGCTGGGCCATCGGTTCGCCGGCTCGTCGACCATTCTGTTCCTCGGCCGCCACGTCGGTTACCCGGTGGCTCTGGAAGGCGCCCTGAAACTCAAGGAACTGGCCTACATGCACGCCGAGGGCTTCGCCGCCGGCGAGCTCAAGCACGGGCCGATCGCGCTGATCGAAGACGGTCTTCCGGTGATCGTCGTGATGCCCTCGCCGAAGAACTCCGCCACGCTGCACGCCAAGCTGTTGTCGAACATCCGCGAGATCCAGGCTCGCGGTGCCATCACCATCGTCATCGCCGAGGAAGGCGACGACACCGTACGTCCCTTCGCCGATCATCTGATCGAAATACCAGCCGTGTCAACGCTTTTTCAGCCGCTCCTGTCGACGATTCCGCTGCAGGTGTTCGCCGCTTCGGTGGCACAAGCCCGTGGTTACGACGTCGACAAACCGCGCAACCTGGCCAAGTCCGTCACCGTCGAATAG
- a CDS encoding flavin-containing monooxygenase: MRSRYAGKPFTTPTAQIAAALEQVSIPTLLLSLVHISGDPRFIRDFKPAGIFLNEVQGFMSEEDKARARAAALPVITDYRDRGCPEPAALPRALIKEMMDWAACETVPDDYLPLLFEELDFEGVDPRRPAPLQPERAAQIPVIVVGCGESGILAGIRLKQAHIPFTILEKNAGPGGTWWENSYPGARVDVANHFYCYSFEPSNDWKHFFAEQPELQAYFTMVMDKYRLGEHVRWQTEVLAAEWDDDDCMWTVTARSHDGTITGMRARAVITAVGQLNRPYIPDFDGADSFGGPSFHSAAWDHSVDLAGKRVALIGAGASGFQIAPAIADGVEHLTVFQRSAQWMFPNPMYHESVGDGVRWAMDHLPFYGRWYRFLVMWPGADKGLDAARVDPNYPNQDYAVSEINAAARLMFTDWITNQVGGDQDLLAKVLPDYPATGKRTLQDNGSWLQTLRRDNVELVRTPIQRITPSGVVTSDGVNHDVDVLIYATGFRHTEVLWPLKIIGRNGTDLRNLWGQRPYAYLGITVPGFPNFFLIYGPGAHLAHGGSLIFNSELQMRYINSCLAKLVRDGLRSLEPTPGAAAEWHRRTQAEIKKMVWSHPLVKHSYFKNPDGEIHTVSPWRLNEYWAAVREPDWSQFIVRKAAR, translated from the coding sequence ATGCGCAGCCGCTACGCCGGCAAACCCTTCACCACGCCCACCGCACAGATCGCCGCCGCGCTCGAGCAGGTCAGCATCCCGACCCTGTTGCTCTCGCTGGTCCATATCAGCGGCGACCCGCGTTTCATCCGCGACTTCAAGCCCGCGGGCATATTCCTCAACGAGGTGCAGGGTTTTATGTCCGAGGAGGACAAGGCCCGAGCCCGCGCGGCCGCGCTGCCGGTGATCACCGACTATCGCGACCGCGGCTGCCCCGAACCGGCGGCGCTGCCGCGCGCGCTGATCAAGGAAATGATGGACTGGGCCGCCTGCGAGACGGTGCCCGACGACTACCTCCCGTTGTTGTTCGAGGAGCTGGACTTCGAGGGCGTCGATCCGCGTCGCCCGGCGCCGCTGCAGCCCGAGCGGGCGGCACAGATTCCGGTGATCGTCGTCGGCTGCGGCGAGTCGGGTATCCTGGCCGGAATCCGGCTGAAACAGGCCCACATTCCGTTCACCATCCTGGAGAAGAATGCTGGGCCGGGTGGAACCTGGTGGGAGAACAGCTATCCCGGCGCCCGCGTCGACGTCGCCAACCACTTCTACTGCTACAGCTTTGAGCCCAGCAACGACTGGAAGCACTTCTTTGCAGAACAGCCCGAATTACAAGCCTATTTCACCATGGTGATGGACAAATACCGGCTCGGGGAACATGTACGGTGGCAAACCGAGGTGCTCGCGGCCGAGTGGGACGACGACGACTGCATGTGGACGGTCACCGCACGATCGCACGACGGCACGATCACCGGCATGCGGGCCCGCGCCGTGATCACCGCGGTCGGCCAGCTGAATCGGCCTTACATACCGGACTTCGACGGCGCGGACAGCTTCGGCGGGCCGTCGTTTCACTCAGCGGCATGGGATCACTCGGTCGACCTGGCCGGCAAGCGGGTCGCACTGATCGGCGCTGGTGCCAGCGGTTTTCAGATCGCCCCGGCGATTGCTGACGGCGTCGAGCATCTGACGGTCTTTCAGCGCAGTGCGCAGTGGATGTTCCCTAATCCCATGTATCACGAGTCCGTGGGTGACGGTGTGCGCTGGGCGATGGATCATCTTCCGTTCTATGGCCGCTGGTACCGGTTCTTGGTGATGTGGCCCGGCGCCGACAAGGGGCTCGACGCGGCACGGGTCGACCCGAACTACCCCAATCAGGACTACGCGGTCAGCGAGATCAACGCCGCCGCCCGGCTGATGTTTACCGATTGGATCACCAATCAGGTGGGCGGAGACCAGGACCTATTGGCCAAGGTACTGCCGGACTACCCGGCCACCGGCAAACGCACCCTGCAGGACAACGGAAGCTGGCTGCAGACGCTGCGCCGGGACAACGTCGAACTGGTGCGAACTCCGATACAGCGGATCACCCCGAGCGGTGTCGTCACCAGCGACGGCGTCAACCACGACGTCGACGTGCTCATCTACGCCACCGGGTTTCGACACACCGAAGTGCTGTGGCCGCTGAAGATCATCGGCCGCAACGGAACTGACTTGCGCAACCTCTGGGGGCAGCGGCCCTACGCCTACCTCGGGATCACCGTTCCCGGGTTCCCCAACTTCTTCCTCATCTACGGACCTGGTGCCCATCTGGCCCATGGTGGCAGTCTGATCTTCAACTCCGAGCTGCAGATGCGCTACATCAATAGCTGTCTGGCGAAGCTGGTCCGAGACGGTCTTCGTTCCCTCGAGCCGACGCCCGGGGCCGCCGCCGAGTGGCATCGACGGACACAAGCCGAGATCAAGAAGATGGTGTGGTCGCATCCGTTGGTCAAGCACTCGTACTTCAAGAATCCCGACGGTGAAATCCATACGGTAAGTCCATGGCGGCTCAATGAATACTGGGCCGCGGTGCGCGAGCCCGACTGGTCGCAGTTCATCGTGCGCAAGGCAGCGCGGTGA